The segment TCAACTACGTGCAGGTCGGCATTGACCTCGGGGGCATGATCCGCGCCGGCCACCCCGGCTGGTCCGGCTGGGGCGGCCACGGCAGCGGGCGCAAGCTCCCCATCGTCTTCGCCGGCCTGCTCCTGGGCGACGACGAACTCGCGAACATCAACCAGTCGTTCCCCAAGGCGAGCTTCGGCGAGGATGAGCAGACCGCCTACGGCGACTGCTGGACGGGGGCCAAGGTGGTCTTCACCGGCCACTCGGGCATTGACGCGGCCACCGGCGTGGGCCGCAGCCGCGGCAACGACTGGGGGCCCTACGAGCACACCCCCCCGTCGCAGTGGAAAGCGGGCCAGAACACCAGCGAGGCCTACCGCCGCACGTGCACGGGCGGCGGCTGGGTGGCCGAGGCCCTCGCCCTCCGGCTGCTCCGCGCCGAGAAAGCCTGGGGCCACGACGCCTTCTTCGACTACATGGACCGCTGGATGTTCGAGGACGACTCGGAACACATCAAGACCATCAAGGCGGCCACGGGCAAGGACTACGACCACGAGTGGTCGCGCCACGGCTGGGCCTGGCAGGAGAAGGAGGCATTCGTCAAGGAGATGTGGACGAAGCACCGTCCCACCCTGGCGGCCCCGACCGACGGCTGGAAACAGCCGCACGACGACAGCTACTACCGCGCGGCCATCGAGAAGTCGCACAAGCAGGGCCAGCCCTGACGCCGCCGACAGGGCAGGGGAGCGCGGCTTGCACGGCCCGGTGGAGGAGCGCTTGACCCACTCACGGCAGCACGGCAGGATGCCGCCCAGGAGAACCACCGTGAACCCAGTCCCCCGCAGACGGTTTCTGGCGGCCGCCTCAGCGCTGGCCGCGCCACACATCCTCCCCGCCGCGGCGCTGGGCAAGGACGGCGAGACCGCCCCCAGCGACCGCCTCGTGCTCGGCGCCATCGGCATCGGGCCGCGCGGAACCCACGTCCTCTCCTGCATGATCGCCGAGAAGGACGTGCGGTTCGTCGCCATCTGCGACGTGCAGCGCTCGCGCCGCGAAGCCGTCAAGAAGATGGCGGACGCCAAGTACGGCAACACGGACTGCGCGGCCTACCGCGACCTGTTCGAGCTTCTGGCCCGCCCCGACATTGACTGCGTGCTCATCGCCACGGGCGACCACTGGCACGCGCTGGCCTCGATCCTCGCGGCCAAAGCGGGCAAGGATGTCTACAGCGAGAAGCCCTGCGGTATCACCATCGGCCTGTGCCAGGCCCTCGACGACACCATCCGCCGCACGGGCCGCATCTTCCAGGCCGGCACCCAGCGCCGCAGCGTGCCCAACTTCCAGTTCGCCGTCCACCTCGCCCGCAGCGGCAAGCTGGGCAAGCTGCACACCCTGCACGCCTCGTCTTACTACCCCCGCAATCGCCACGACTTCCTGCCCGCCCAGCCCGAGCCGCCGAAGGACGAGTGCGACTGGGACCGCTGGCTCGGCCCCTCGCCCTGGCGGCCCTACAACCAGGAATACGTGCGCGGCGGCTGGCGCGGCCACGACGACTTCGACTCCGGCGCCACGCTGCTCGACTGGTGCGCCCACACCGTGGACCTCTGCCAGTGGGCCAACGACGCCGACGGCACCACGCCCGTCGAATTCGTCCCCTCCGAGCACAACATCACCTGCCGCTACGCCAACGGCGTGAAGCTGGTGATTGACTTCCTGCGGCAGCCCTTCGGCGACCGCTCGCCCCACTACCGCACCGAACTGGGCACCTGCCCCGTGCGCTTCATCGGCGAGGAAGCCTGGATCGAGGTCGGCGACAGCGGCGGCATGGTTGTGGGCGGCGCATCCGCAGCCCGCGTGGAGGCGCTCAAGGCCGAGTTCGCGCTCTGG is part of the Planctomycetota bacterium genome and harbors:
- a CDS encoding Gfo/Idh/MocA family oxidoreductase, with translation MPPRRTTVNPVPRRRFLAAASALAAPHILPAAALGKDGETAPSDRLVLGAIGIGPRGTHVLSCMIAEKDVRFVAICDVQRSRREAVKKMADAKYGNTDCAAYRDLFELLARPDIDCVLIATGDHWHALASILAAKAGKDVYSEKPCGITIGLCQALDDTIRRTGRIFQAGTQRRSVPNFQFAVHLARSGKLGKLHTLHASSYYPRNRHDFLPAQPEPPKDECDWDRWLGPSPWRPYNQEYVRGGWRGHDDFDSGATLLDWCAHTVDLCQWANDADGTTPVEFVPSEHNITCRYANGVKLVIDFLRQPFGDRSPHYRTELGTCPVRFIGEEAWIEVGDSGGMVVGGASAARVEALKAEFALWARASGLDASPHTRNFLDCVKSRALPAANSRVMRSSHIACHAAATAWMLGRKLAFDPAKEEFVGDDAANRMRHRALREPWHI